The Rattus rattus isolate New Zealand chromosome 1, Rrattus_CSIRO_v1, whole genome shotgun sequence genome includes a region encoding these proteins:
- the Lin28a gene encoding protein lin-28 homolog A, which translates to MGSVSNQQFAGGCAKAAEKAPEEAPADAARAADEPQLLHGAGICKWFNVRMGFGFLSMTARAGVALDPPVDVFVHQSKLHMEGFRSLKEGEAVEFTFKKSAKGLESIRVTGPGGVFCIGSERRPKGKSMQKRRSKGDRCYNCGGLDHHAKECKLPPQPKKCHFCQSISHMVASCPLKAQQGPSSQGKPVYFREEEEEIHSPTLLPEAQN; encoded by the exons ATGGGCTCGGTGTCCAACCAGCAGTTTGCAG GTGGCTGCGCCAAGGCAGCGGAGAAGGCGCCAGAAGAGGCGCCGGCTGACGCGGCCCGAGCGGCAGACGAGCCGCAGCTGCTGCACGGGGCCGGCATCTGTAAGTGGTTCAACGTGCGCATGGGGTTCGGCTTCCTGTCTATGACCGCCCGCGCCGGGGTCGCGCTCGACCCCCCGGTGGACGTCTTTGTGCACCAG AGCAAGCTGCACATGGAAGGTTTCCGAAGCCTCAAGGAGGGTGAGGCAGTGGAGTTCACTTTTAAGAAGTCTGCCAAGGGTCTAGAGTCCATCCGCGTCACTGGCCCTGGTGGCGTGTTCTGTATTGGGAGTGAGCGACGGCCAAAGGGGAAGAGCATGCAGAAACGAAGATCCAAAGGAGACAG GTGCTACAACTGTGGTGGGCTAGACCACCATGCCAAGGAATGCAAGCTGCCACCCCAGCCCAAGAAGTGCCACTTTTGCCAAAGCATCAGCCATATGGTGGCCTCATGTCCACTGAAGGCCCAGCAGGGCCCCAGTTCTCAGGGAAAACCTGTCTACTTccgggaggaggaagaagagatccACAGCCCTACCCTGCTCCCAGAAGCCCAAAATTGA